One genomic segment of Accipiter gentilis chromosome 29, bAccGen1.1, whole genome shotgun sequence includes these proteins:
- the NAIF1 gene encoding nuclear apoptosis-inducing factor 1, producing MGRRAALSGEAGKGADSGSHYASVAGWRPLSGVCWVAAVRNLRIVGGAKGGAGGERTPPGPEGPRGPPVVPGPGGEQAWGGPCRPSTLPSLPQGPLGPARPPPDLQVSPSAPSSVPLMAMASPPAPPAKKRKMNFSEREVEIIVEELERGKHLLINHFNAGVPLAAKAAAWHDILRRVNAVATCHRELPEVKKKWSDLKTEVRRKVAQVRAAMEGGGESQNGNGNGPESEDPTGAATAPVILTPMQQRICNLLGEATIISLPSGDCSAGDGTEIPITASATTVTLTQIPAETTYHSLEDGVVEYCTTEAPTTVTAEAPLEMMAHQHEVSAKPQELKSRIALNSAKLLQEQRVTNLHVKEIAQHLEQQNDLLQMIRRSQEVQACAQERQAQAMEGTQAALSALIQVLRPMIKDFRRFLQSNTPSPSVTTDPSQTGQQDGMIQ from the exons ATGGGCAGGCGGGCTGCCCTATCAGGCGAGGCAGGAAAGGGGGCTGATTCTGGAAGCCATTACGCCAGTGTCGCAGGGTGGAGGCCGTTGAGTGGGGTTTGCTGGGTGGCTGCGGTACGCAATTTGCGTATCGTTGGCGGTGccaaggggggagcggggggggaacGGACACCTCCGGGCCCTGAGGGGCCTCGGGGCCCCCCTGTTgtccccggccccgggggcgaGCAGGCCTGGGGGGGGCCCTGCCGCCCTTCGACCCTGCCCAGCCTCCCCCAGGGCCCCCTGGGCCCGGCCAGGCCCCCCCCTGACCTGCAGGTGTCCCCCAGTGCCCCCTCCTCCGTGCCCCTCATGGCCATGGCGTCGCCCCCGGCGCCCCCAGCCAAGAAGCGGAAGATGAACTTCTCGGAGCGGGAGGTGGAGATCATCGTGGAGGAGCTGGAGCGAGGCAAGCACCTCCTCATCAACCACTTCAACGCGGGCGTGCCCCTGGCCGCCAAGGCGGCCGCCTGGCACGACATCCTGCGCCGCGTCAACGCCGTCGCCACCTGCCACCGCGAGCTGCCCGAGGTCAAGAAGAAATGGTCCGACCTCAAGACCGAGGTGCGACGCAAAGTGGCCCAAGTCCGGGCTGCCATGGAAGGGGGAGGCGAGAGCCAGAACGGCAACGGCAACGGGCCAGAGAGCGAAGACCCGACTGGCGCTGCGACCGCCCCGGTTATCCTCACCCCCATGCAGCAACGCATCTGCAACCTGCTGGGAGAAGCCACCATCATCAGTTTGCCGAGTGGGGACTGCAGCGCAGGTGACGGTACCGAGATACCCATCACCGCGTCAGCCACCACAGTCACCCTGACCCAGA TTCCTGCAGAGACGACCTACCACAGTCTGGAGGACGGAGTTGTGGAGTACTGCACAACAGAAGCCCCCACCACAGTCACTGCCGAAGCTCCCTTGGAGATGATGGCGCATCAACACGAAGTGTCTGCAAAACCCCAGGAGCTGAAAAGCCGAATTGCTCTGAACTCAGCCAAGCTCTTGCAGGAGCAGCGAGTGACCAACTTGCACGTGAAGGAGATTGCCCAGCACCTAGAGCAGCAGAATGACTTGCTTCAGATGATTCGTCGCTCTCAGGAGGTACAGGCATGTGCCCAGGAGCGACAGGCACAAGCCATGGAAGGAACACAGGCAGCACTGAGTGCCCTCATCCAGGTCCTCCGCCCCATGATTAAGGACTTCCGTCGATTTTTGCAGAGCAATACACCCAGTCCATCGGTCACCACTGACCCCAGCCAGACGGGGCAGCAAGATGGCATGATCCAGTGA